A window from Mauremys reevesii isolate NIE-2019 linkage group 9, ASM1616193v1, whole genome shotgun sequence encodes these proteins:
- the SLC16A14 gene encoding monocarboxylate transporter 14 isoform X1, protein MCTTQEDIGYDFEDDSKDKTKTLKPNPNIDGGWAWMIVLSSFLVHILIMGSQMALGILNMEWLEEFSQSRGLTAWVSSLSMGITLIVGPFIGLFINTCGCRKTAIIGGILNALGWVLSAYASNVHYLFITFGVTAGVGSGMVYLPAVVMVGRYFQKRRALAQGLSTTGTGFGTFLMTVLLKYLCKEFGWRNAMFIQGAVSLNLCVCGALMRPLSSKKDANEKGVERNNSEDYHAKALFHSAKPIKSNGVVHEEQEEKEGPANVEVLDNGTMECKGKSRHGKNLYALCILKRVSQLTVTIKDGFGTWYSSYFGAASLFTNRVFVAFVFWALFAYSSFVIPFIHLPEIVKQYNLSTQNDVFPLTSIIAIVHIFGKVILGIISDLPCISTWNVFLIANFTLVICILILPLMHTYIGLAMVCALIGFSSGYFSLMPVVTEDLVGIEHLANAYGIIICANGISALLGPPFAGWIYDITQKYDFSFYICGLLYMVGIIVLLIQPCIQKKQSKHQPIDNTKV, encoded by the exons ATGTGCACCACTCAAGAAGATATTGGATATGATTTTGAAGATGATTCAAAAGATAAAACAAAGACACTTAAACCTAATCCAAACATTGATGGCGGATGGGCTTGGATGATtgtcctttcttccttccttgtACATATACTCATCATGGGGTCACAAATGGCCCTTGGAATACTTAACATGGAATGGCTTGAAGAATTCAGTCAAAGTCGAGGATTGACTGCATGGGTTAGCTCCCTTAGCATGGGTATTACATTGATAGTAG GTCCTTTCATTGGTTTATTCATTAACACATGTGGGTGCCGCAAGACAGCAATAATTGGAGGGATCTTGAATGCCCTAGGCTGGGTATTGAGTGCCTATGCCTCAAATGTACATTACCTCTTCATTACATTTGGCGTGACAGCTG GTGTTGGGAGTGGCATGGTTTACCTTCCTGCAGTGGTCATGGTAGGACGGTATTTTCAGAAGAGAAGAGCACTAGCTCAGGGACTTAGTACCACTGGAACAGGGTTTGGAACATTTCTAATGACTGTTTTACTGAAGTATCTATGTAAGGAATTTGGATGGAGGAATGCAATGTTCATCCAGGGTGCTGTGTCTCTGAACCTGTGTGTTTGCGGAGCACTCATGAGGCCGCTTTCTTCCAAGAAGGATGCCAATGAAAAGGGTGTTGAGAGAAACAATAGTGAAGATTATCATGCAAAAGCTCTGTTCCACTCTGCAAAGCCCATAAAATCGAATGGGGTAGTACATGAAGAGCAAGAGGAAAAAGAAGGGCCAGCTAATGTCGAAGTGCTTGATAATGGGACAATGGAGTGCAAAGGTAAAAGCAGACATGGAAAGAATTTGTATGCTCTTTGCATTCTTAAGAGAGTGAGCCAGCTGACTGTTACAATCAAGGATGGGTTTGGAACATGGTACTCCAGCTACTTTGGGGCTGCATCACTTTTTACCAATAGAGTATTTGTGGCCTTTGTGTTTTGGGCATTGTTTGCGTACAGCAGCTTTGTTATTCCTTTTATTCATCTTCCAGAAATTGTCAAACAGTATAATTTATCCACACAGAATGATGTGTTTCCTTTGACCTCGATTATAGCTATAGTTCATATATTTGGTAAGGTGATCCTTGGAATCATCTCTGATTTACCCTGCATCAGTACTTGGAATGTCTTCCTGATAGCTAACTTCACTCTTGTCATCTGTATTCTTATTTTGCCATTAATGCATACATATATTGGCCTGGCAATGGTTTGTGCCCTAATAGGATTTTCCAGTGGGTATTTTTCTCTAATGCCTGTTGTGACTGAAGATTTAGTGGGGATAGAGCACCTTGCAAATGCTTACGGCATCATCATTTGTGCCAATGGGATATCTGCACTGCTAGGACCACCGTTTGCAG